From the Bacillota bacterium genome, one window contains:
- a CDS encoding epoxyqueuosine reductase — MIACRTVGTPIAQGGHTVTEAYLKGLIIELVHRFAGRTAYRTPLVGFARADDPGFERLKKAVGAGHLGPRDLLPGAESVVAFFLPFSAELVRAHRRDPYVSRQWTEAYLETNGLISLVCETLVDGLRKAGARAAWQKPTHNFDPATLVSAWSHKHVAYLCGLGTFGLHHMLITRAGCAGRLGSLVTDAPLKAGPPAAKEHCLHRRGGNCAACVRLCPTGALSRDGLDRQRCYRRLLEVSDYYRDLGLCDVCGRCAVGPCALRVPK; from the coding sequence ATGATTGCCTGCCGCACCGTCGGTACGCCTATTGCGCAAGGGGGACACACGGTCACGGAAGCGTACTTAAAGGGCCTGATCATCGAACTGGTCCACCGGTTCGCCGGAAGGACCGCCTACCGCACCCCGCTCGTCGGGTTCGCCCGGGCCGACGATCCGGGCTTCGAGCGGCTCAAAAAGGCCGTGGGGGCCGGACACCTCGGACCGCGGGACCTTCTTCCCGGAGCCGAGAGCGTGGTGGCCTTTTTCCTGCCGTTCTCCGCGGAACTGGTGCGCGCGCACCGCCGCGACCCCTACGTAAGCCGGCAATGGACCGAAGCCTACCTCGAAACGAACGGGCTGATCAGTTTGGTATGTGAAACACTGGTTGACGGCCTGAGAAAGGCGGGAGCCCGAGCGGCCTGGCAAAAACCCACCCACAACTTCGATCCGGCCACCCTGGTCTCGGCCTGGTCCCACAAGCACGTCGCCTACCTGTGCGGCCTGGGCACCTTCGGGCTCCACCACATGCTGATCACCAGGGCCGGTTGCGCGGGCCGGCTGGGGAGCCTGGTCACCGACGCCCCGCTGAAGGCCGGCCCGCCGGCAGCGAAAGAGCACTGCCTGCACAGGCGCGGCGGGAACTGCGCCGCCTGCGTCCGGCTTTGCCCCACCGGAGCACTTTCCCGGGACGGACTGGACCGGCAACGGTGCTACCGGCGCCTGCTCGAGGTAAGCGACTACTACCGCGACCTGGGGCTTTGCGATGTCTGCGGCCGGTGCGCGGTCGGCCCGTGCGCCCTCCGTGTGCCAAAATGA
- a CDS encoding aldehyde ferredoxin oxidoreductase N-terminal domain-containing protein codes for MVPEERVLNILHLDLDRLSWKKETRADLGDYLGGVGLASKLFAERWRPTMRPLDPEQPVVLAIGPLSTVFPLVTKTAAVFHSPLTGEWGESYAGMRLALALRFAGWDALVITGRAAQPVYASVAPDRVSFRDARGLWGLSTEETGRILREWEAGRGHRSIIRIGPAGERGVAFAGVNVDTYRHFGRLGLGAVFGAKNLKALAAYGDKNFPIPDRKAYRAVYDEVFRRAVNTGLLEKYHGLGTAGNIMVLDGLGALPTRNLRQSRFEHAARISGEAFAKQTLLRKLACPGCPVGCIHIGLYRRRFDTGHEYESTALAYDHELIYALGSLLGIGETDGVYALIEKVELLGLDAITSGVLLAWATEALEKGLLSADELEVRLAFGEPEGYLAALDRVVGQPNDLYRTLARGLEAAAHTYGGRDFALTLGGHEMAGYHTGYGFLLGQAVGARHSHLCNAGYAADQDLGPDFDAGVLVDRLIAEEKWRQVLNSLCICLFGRGLWDRETVRAALECLGIEAGGSFLTDLGDRIFRLKNKVKREMGFDFGTLRFPRRCLETPTLQGRLDEAVLKDLLKRYIAKAGV; via the coding sequence ATGGTGCCGGAAGAGCGCGTCTTGAATATTCTGCACCTTGACCTGGACCGTCTGAGCTGGAAAAAAGAAACCCGCGCCGACCTGGGCGACTACCTGGGAGGGGTCGGCCTGGCGAGCAAGCTTTTCGCCGAACGGTGGCGGCCCACGATGCGGCCGTTGGACCCGGAGCAACCGGTGGTGCTGGCCATCGGGCCGCTTTCCACCGTGTTTCCGCTGGTTACCAAGACGGCGGCCGTATTCCACTCCCCCCTGACCGGGGAGTGGGGCGAGAGCTACGCCGGGATGCGGCTGGCCCTGGCGCTCCGGTTTGCGGGCTGGGACGCCCTGGTGATCACCGGGCGGGCCGCCCAACCGGTTTACGCTTCGGTTGCGCCGGACCGGGTGTCCTTCCGGGACGCGCGGGGCCTTTGGGGCCTTTCCACCGAGGAGACCGGGCGCATTCTGCGGGAGTGGGAGGCGGGGCGGGGGCACCGCAGCATCATCCGGATCGGGCCGGCCGGGGAGCGGGGCGTGGCCTTCGCCGGGGTGAACGTGGATACTTACCGCCATTTCGGGCGCCTGGGCCTGGGCGCCGTGTTCGGCGCCAAGAACTTGAAGGCGCTGGCGGCGTACGGGGACAAGAACTTTCCGATTCCGGACCGCAAGGCCTACCGGGCGGTGTACGACGAGGTGTTCCGGCGGGCGGTGAACACCGGCCTGCTGGAGAAATACCACGGGCTGGGCACGGCGGGGAACATTATGGTACTGGACGGCCTGGGCGCCCTGCCCACCAGAAACCTGCGGCAGAGCCGTTTCGAGCACGCCGCGCGGATCAGCGGCGAAGCGTTCGCGAAACAGACGCTCTTGCGCAAGCTGGCTTGCCCGGGCTGTCCGGTGGGCTGTATCCACATCGGTCTGTACCGGCGCCGGTTTGACACGGGCCATGAATACGAAAGCACCGCGCTGGCCTACGACCACGAGTTGATCTACGCTCTGGGGTCGCTTTTGGGCATCGGTGAAACCGACGGTGTGTACGCCCTGATCGAGAAGGTTGAACTCCTGGGTCTGGACGCGATCACCAGCGGGGTGCTGCTGGCCTGGGCGACCGAGGCCCTGGAAAAAGGCCTCCTCAGTGCGGATGAACTGGAGGTGCGGCTGGCCTTCGGGGAGCCGGAAGGTTATCTGGCCGCCCTGGACCGGGTGGTCGGCCAGCCGAACGACCTGTACCGGACCCTGGCCCGCGGGCTGGAAGCCGCGGCGCACACCTACGGCGGCCGCGACTTCGCCCTGACCCTGGGCGGCCACGAGATGGCCGGCTACCACACCGGGTACGGGTTCCTGCTGGGCCAAGCCGTGGGCGCCCGGCACTCGCACCTGTGCAACGCCGGGTACGCGGCGGACCAGGACTTGGGTCCGGATTTCGACGCGGGCGTCCTGGTGGACCGGCTGATCGCCGAGGAGAAGTGGCGCCAGGTCCTGAACAGCCTTTGCATCTGCCTCTTTGGGCGCGGGTTGTGGGACCGGGAGACGGTGCGGGCGGCCTTGGAATGCCTGGGGATCGAGGCCGGGGGCAGCTTCCTGACGGACCTGGGTGACCGGATTTTCCGGCTGAAGAACAAAGTGAAGCGGGAGATGGGTTTCGATTTCGGCACCCTGCGGTTTCCGCGCCGCTGCCTGGAGACGCCGACTCTGCAGGGGCGGTTGGACGAGGCGGTGCTTAAGGACCTTCTGAAACGCTACATCGCCAAAGCCGGCGTGTAA
- a CDS encoding 4Fe-4S dicluster domain-containing protein — MARVLTVKHMNRCIACYSCMLACTRTVSGRFSLAASAIQIRTRGGLQSKLAADVCLGCAEPACAAACPPEALRPRPGGGVRFTRARCDGCGACVAACIARVIRMDPEDDRPIVCVQCGACAKYCPHDILEMAAVREGGA; from the coding sequence GTGGCCCGGGTACTGACCGTGAAACACATGAACCGCTGCATCGCCTGCTATTCGTGCATGCTGGCCTGCACGCGCACCGTTTCCGGGCGGTTTTCCCTGGCCGCGAGCGCGATCCAGATCCGCACGCGCGGCGGGTTGCAGAGCAAGCTGGCCGCCGATGTGTGCCTGGGGTGCGCCGAACCGGCCTGTGCCGCCGCCTGCCCGCCGGAGGCCCTGCGGCCGCGCCCCGGGGGCGGTGTGCGCTTCACCCGGGCGCGGTGCGACGGCTGCGGGGCCTGCGTGGCGGCCTGTATCGCGCGCGTCATCCGGATGGACCCCGAAGACGACCGGCCCATCGTCTGCGTACAGTGCGGGGCTTGCGCGAAATACTGCCCGCACGACATCTTAGAAATGGCCGCGGTGCGCGAGGGGGGTGCGTGA
- a CDS encoding CopG family transcriptional regulator — protein MEKQNVTISVPKDVLKKAKHIAVNRQTSLSRLLAETLEDIVEKDDAYSKAKARQLAAMKKGFDLGVKGKIAWKRDDLHAR, from the coding sequence ATGGAAAAACAGAATGTTACCATATCAGTGCCCAAGGACGTTTTAAAAAAAGCAAAACATATTGCTGTAAACAGGCAAACGTCCCTTTCCCGCCTTCTGGCAGAAACCCTGGAAGACATTGTTGAAAAAGATGACGCCTATAGTAAAGCAAAGGCCAGACAGCTTGCTGCTATGAAAAAAGGGTTCGACCTGGGGGTAAAGGGGAAAATAGCCTGGAAAAGAGACGATTTACATGCCAGGTGA
- a CDS encoding PIN domain-containing protein, whose amino-acid sequence MPGDAELQFVDTNILIYAYDVSSTEKHRRASALVSELWDSGRGCLSIQVLQEFYVNLTQKIPHPLTRLETVRIIDDLGRWRLHKPGLKSVIDAIDIQQRNKISFWDAMIICSAKEMGCKNIWTEDLNANQLYDGIEARNPFMPG is encoded by the coding sequence ATGCCAGGTGATGCTGAACTCCAGTTCGTGGACACTAACATTCTAATTTATGCATACGATGTAAGCAGTACCGAAAAACACCGGCGTGCCTCGGCGTTGGTTTCAGAACTTTGGGATTCGGGCAGGGGATGCTTGAGTATTCAGGTATTGCAGGAGTTTTATGTTAACCTAACGCAAAAAATTCCCCACCCCTTAACGCGGCTGGAAACAGTTCGTATTATTGATGATCTTGGTCGGTGGCGCCTTCATAAACCAGGGCTTAAAAGTGTAATAGACGCCATTGATATTCAACAGCGCAATAAAATATCTTTTTGGGACGCCATGATTATTTGCAGTGCCAAGGAAATGGGTTGCAAAAATATCTGGACAGAAGATCTCAATGCAAACCAATTATATGACGGTATTGAAGCTCGTAACCCGTTCATGCCCGGTTAA
- a CDS encoding HEPN domain-containing protein yields MANRAMDWLTQGGYDLQHARNSIPMGDYEWACFAAHQAAEKAVKALVQHRGGEGWGHSVTRLLIDLTTLLRIPDAVLLAAKRLDKHYIPARYPNGFDHGTPRDYYTEGEARQAINDAETVYQFCRDTVR; encoded by the coding sequence ATGGCCAACAGGGCGATGGATTGGCTGACCCAAGGGGGGTACGACCTGCAGCATGCGCGCAATTCCATTCCGATGGGTGATTACGAGTGGGCCTGTTTCGCCGCTCACCAGGCGGCCGAAAAAGCGGTGAAGGCACTGGTGCAGCATCGCGGCGGCGAAGGCTGGGGCCATTCGGTCACCCGGCTGCTTATCGATCTCACCACCTTACTCCGCATACCCGACGCCGTCCTGCTGGCCGCCAAGCGCCTGGATAAACACTATATTCCGGCACGCTACCCCAACGGTTTCGACCACGGCACCCCACGAGATTATTACACCGAGGGCGAGGCAAGGCAGGCGATCAACGATGCCGAAACCGTTTACCAATTTTGCCGTGACACGGTTCGTTAA
- a CDS encoding nucleotidyltransferase domain-containing protein, translating into MPKPFTNFAVTRFVNREAVLKTLKECARRLTEEIPGVEVRLFGSYAGGTPTPRSDADIAVVVPDGFPLPFTHVRDLAETIFLQAPVPVEVFVVTRAALTEGRENGKSLAKTIARTSMPLV; encoded by the coding sequence ATGCCGAAACCGTTTACCAATTTTGCCGTGACACGGTTCGTTAACCGGGAAGCGGTACTGAAAACGCTCAAAGAATGCGCCCGGCGGCTAACAGAAGAGATTCCGGGCGTGGAGGTGCGGCTCTTCGGCTCCTACGCCGGGGGTACGCCGACCCCTCGCAGCGATGCCGATATTGCCGTGGTGGTTCCTGACGGCTTTCCGCTGCCGTTCACACACGTAAGAGACCTGGCCGAAACCATATTTCTCCAGGCACCGGTACCGGTGGAGGTCTTTGTCGTCACCCGCGCCGCCCTGACCGAGGGGCGGGAAAACGGCAAATCCCTGGCAAAAACCATAGCCCGCACCAGTATGCCGCTGGTTTGA
- a CDS encoding PIN domain-containing protein, producing the protein MAYLVDTCVLIDHLTGRLPSAVQGMLERLVAAGEVCTSAVVYHELMTGAQTTRAREAVEHLLAAWEVLPVDVVVARDAAGIRRRRRAQGRTIAMADALIAATARVHHLTVMTGNVKDFPDVATEDLSGM; encoded by the coding sequence ATGGCCTACCTCGTAGATACCTGTGTGCTGATCGACCACCTTACCGGCCGGTTACCCTCAGCGGTCCAGGGGATGCTGGAAAGGCTGGTGGCGGCCGGAGAAGTGTGTACGAGCGCTGTTGTCTACCATGAACTGATGACCGGGGCGCAGACGACCAGAGCCCGGGAGGCCGTGGAGCATCTGCTGGCGGCCTGGGAGGTGCTGCCGGTCGACGTTGTCGTGGCGCGGGATGCAGCCGGGATACGGCGGCGCCGACGGGCGCAGGGGCGGACGATCGCGATGGCCGACGCCCTGATCGCGGCCACGGCGAGAGTCCACCACTTAACGGTGATGACGGGGAACGTGAAAGACTTTCCGGACGTGGCAACGGAGGATCTATCAGGAATGTAG